From a region of the uncultured Draconibacterium sp. genome:
- a CDS encoding DUF432 domain-containing protein, translating into MEKLSIYGTNQINPGESVVKNCDQFTLGIKRNDEGWYLKTVDDRHEEKAPDSEEINDGTYYHSGKSNKLILSPALPAKPMVFKGSRMVVSPNQRLTFFVRIPIILQVYTLKKQDENLLAEFPLQQISNTWFGEPVNGEPAFALESEHFLNLKAIEPDEKFAVCPITIHNNDNAPLEIERLIIRVDQMHLLKYKEHLVTSHVKLEYKGKDHLSSASYGFSKAFHGENHEIIAKPRNTEGKSLLKINFHFIKNIYRSE; encoded by the coding sequence ATGGAGAAGTTATCGATATACGGAACAAACCAAATAAATCCCGGAGAAAGTGTCGTAAAGAACTGCGATCAATTTACGTTGGGTATTAAACGCAACGACGAAGGTTGGTATTTAAAGACCGTTGATGATAGACATGAAGAAAAAGCCCCGGACAGCGAAGAAATTAATGACGGAACATACTACCACTCCGGGAAATCGAATAAACTTATTCTGTCTCCTGCCCTTCCTGCTAAACCGATGGTATTTAAAGGAAGCCGAATGGTCGTTTCCCCAAATCAGCGTTTAACTTTTTTTGTGAGGATTCCGATAATACTACAGGTATATACCCTTAAAAAGCAGGATGAGAATCTGTTAGCAGAGTTCCCTTTGCAACAAATATCGAACACCTGGTTTGGTGAACCCGTAAACGGAGAACCTGCATTTGCGCTTGAATCGGAACATTTCCTGAATTTAAAAGCTATTGAGCCTGATGAGAAATTTGCCGTTTGTCCGATAACAATTCATAATAACGACAATGCTCCTCTTGAAATCGAACGACTGATCATTCGTGTGGATCAAATGCACCTGTTAAAATATAAGGAGCACCTGGTTACCAGCCATGTAAAGCTGGAATATAAAGGTAAAGATCATTTAAGTTCAGCAAGCTATGGGTTCTCGAAAGCTTTTCATGGCGAAAATCACGAAATAATTGCCAAACCACGAAATACTGAAGGTAAAAGCCTGTTAAAAAT
- a CDS encoding YccF domain-containing protein: MKILGNLIWLIFGGFAIFLEYMLAGIALCITIVGIPFGIQSFKLGILALWPFGQKIEYMDYAPGCLSTIMNILWLIIGGIWIMLTHVLFGLLLGITIIGIPWAKQHFKMASLALTPFGRRIV, translated from the coding sequence ATGAAAATTTTAGGAAACTTAATTTGGTTAATATTCGGCGGTTTTGCCATCTTTCTCGAATACATGCTTGCAGGCATCGCACTTTGTATAACAATCGTTGGAATCCCGTTTGGAATTCAATCGTTTAAACTCGGTATACTTGCCCTGTGGCCTTTTGGTCAAAAAATTGAATATATGGATTATGCTCCAGGCTGTCTGTCAACTATTATGAATATTTTATGGCTAATTATTGGAGGTATCTGGATAATGCTAACCCACGTACTTTTTGGATTGCTTTTGGGCATAACAATAATTGGTATTCCGTGGGCAAAACAACATTTTAAAATGGCCTCGCTGGCACTTACTCCCTTTGGAAGAAGAATTGTATAA